The following are encoded together in the Bradyrhizobium algeriense genome:
- a CDS encoding BlaI/MecI/CopY family transcriptional regulator: protein MDDSLPELGDLEREVMQLVWANGPVTAEAVRERLSRPLKESTVRTVLRRLEDKGYTTHTVDGRTYVYQAAEPRARVAAKAVQRIVDWFCNGSVEEVLVGMVDTEMLDQRQLRTLADQVAKAKTKIATTKIETKTEAKADTKTEAKGRRR, encoded by the coding sequence ATGGATGACAGCCTGCCCGAACTGGGCGACCTCGAACGCGAGGTCATGCAACTGGTTTGGGCCAATGGTCCTGTCACGGCCGAGGCCGTCCGCGAACGGCTTTCCCGCCCGTTGAAGGAATCGACGGTCCGCACCGTGCTGCGACGACTGGAAGACAAGGGCTACACCACGCACACCGTGGATGGACGGACCTATGTCTATCAGGCCGCCGAGCCGCGCGCGCGGGTTGCGGCGAAAGCCGTCCAGCGCATCGTCGACTGGTTCTGCAACGGCTCCGTCGAAGAGGTCCTGGTCGGCATGGTGGACACCGAGATGCTCGACCAGCGTCAGCTGCGCACGCTGGCCGACCAGGTTGCGAAGGCCAAGACTAAAATCGCGACCACTAAAATCGAGACCAAGACTGAGGCCAAAGCCGATACCAAAACAGAGGCGAAGGGTAGGAGGAGATAA
- a CDS encoding PAS domain-containing sensor histidine kinase, with protein MEAVLHGRARAEQHAIEALRHSEAQWKEVFEHNPVMYFMVDAAGTVLSVNTFGAAQLGYSVSELLGQSVLKVFPAEEQRAAQSNVAICLENIGRTHSWEICKVRKDGSSLWVRENAKAVRRLDNQLIVLIACEDITERKQAENALRQSEMYLAEAQRASHTGSFGWGAGSGEIIWSEETFRIFGFDKAPSIKFAAVMQRIHPDDRARVQQTIDCASSDGKDFEHGYRLLMPDGAVKHVHATGHAVTDASGGVEFVGAVTDVTARKQAEVELHEAQTNLAHVARVTALGEMAASIAHEVNQPLAAVVTNAAACLRWLDREPANLKEARGTLRSIINDGNRAGEVIQRIRALVNKTTDRKALHINEVVNEVMSLVQHELFTHRVALRLELAAALPPVLADRIQLQQVILNLVVNGIEAMQQVKDRPRELVIRTRQDETSQVLVTVSDCGVGVAAENADRLFDAFFTTKSSGMGMGLSICRSIVTAHGGRLSASGNAGPGATFQFTLPLHQEDGT; from the coding sequence ATGGAAGCCGTGCTCCACGGCCGGGCGAGGGCCGAACAACACGCGATAGAAGCGCTGCGTCATAGCGAAGCGCAATGGAAGGAGGTATTCGAGCACAACCCGGTGATGTATTTCATGGTCGACGCGGCCGGCACCGTCCTGTCCGTCAACACATTCGGCGCTGCACAACTCGGCTACTCCGTCAGCGAATTGCTCGGGCAATCCGTGCTGAAAGTCTTTCCTGCCGAAGAGCAACGTGCGGCCCAGAGCAATGTTGCCATTTGCCTGGAAAATATCGGCCGAACCCACAGTTGGGAGATCTGCAAGGTCCGCAAGGACGGTTCGTCGCTCTGGGTTCGTGAAAACGCCAAGGCCGTGCGGCGGCTGGATAATCAACTGATCGTCCTGATCGCATGCGAGGACATCACCGAGCGCAAGCAGGCTGAGAATGCGCTGCGGCAGAGCGAGATGTATCTGGCCGAAGCCCAGCGAGCGAGCCACACCGGCAGCTTTGGCTGGGGCGCCGGCAGCGGCGAAATTATCTGGTCGGAAGAAACCTTCAGAATATTTGGATTCGACAAGGCCCCTTCAATCAAGTTCGCCGCGGTCATGCAACGCATTCACCCGGATGATCGCGCGCGCGTGCAACAGACCATCGACTGCGCGTCCAGCGACGGGAAGGACTTCGAGCATGGATATCGTTTGCTGATGCCTGACGGCGCGGTCAAGCATGTCCACGCCACGGGCCATGCGGTCACGGACGCATCAGGCGGCGTCGAATTTGTCGGGGCCGTAACGGACGTCACCGCCCGCAAGCAAGCCGAGGTCGAATTGCATGAAGCGCAGACGAATCTGGCGCATGTCGCGCGAGTGACGGCGCTCGGGGAAATGGCCGCGTCGATCGCCCATGAGGTGAACCAGCCGCTCGCCGCCGTCGTCACCAATGCCGCCGCATGCCTGCGCTGGCTCGACCGCGAACCTGCCAACCTGAAGGAAGCGCGCGGCACCCTGCGGTCGATTATCAATGACGGCAATCGGGCGGGCGAGGTCATCCAGCGCATCCGCGCGCTCGTGAACAAGACCACCGATCGGAAAGCGCTCCACATCAATGAAGTCGTCAACGAGGTCATGAGCCTTGTGCAGCATGAGCTGTTCACCCACCGGGTGGCGCTGCGGCTGGAACTCGCCGCTGCCCTTCCCCCGGTCCTCGCCGACCGGATCCAGTTGCAACAAGTCATCCTCAACCTCGTCGTCAACGGGATTGAAGCGATGCAACAGGTCAAGGACCGGCCGCGCGAGCTGGTGATCCGGACGCGGCAGGATGAGACAAGCCAGGTGCTGGTCACGGTGAGCGACTGCGGTGTCGGGGTGGCCGCCGAGAATGCCGATCGGCTGTTCGATGCCTTCTTCACCACCAAATCCAGCGGCATGGGCATGGGCCTGTCGATTTGCCGCTCGATTGTCACTGCACACGGAGGACGGCTATCGGCCTCCGGCAATGCCGGTCCCGG
- a CDS encoding M56 family metallopeptidase: protein MLAILAESALRSLLLGGVVWAGLNLFRVRNPHMHMTSWAMVLLASLSMPLLMHWTTVTVTVDALPVPTAEHFWPAGPSDSPSPEPLPDMLAAERGVAAAPRSAPVQALNWLALATTVYALVAGLLLSRLAVGLYLTWRLARAAKPMREPWTADWSVRVSSVIAGPVTFGSTILLPPQCFDWDVRKRQAVLAHEGAHVANRDFYLLLLASFNRSVFWFSPFAWWHLTRLAELAEIISDATALEVVEDRLSYAEILLDLVQHVRRAPAGIEMARACTVRSRVEHILAATTAPAKLGWGKRIGTAAVILPVVIVSAGSIAYRAAPAASAALDHAADAVTAARKPQSVSFYALDRASIFTVSREGDDFFGQVSGQRKLRLAVLGDGTYFYPAAAGPITLAVSHERKPFAPVLNQNGRDIRAIRTAELSWQGIAVDAGRLDSYVGAYQLGPGRVLTVIRDGERLHVQETGRTKFEIVARGVDAFDDGHDNLVIFLRTGEAKVNQVLLHEPVSGARSALRVSADRAKAIEEGFARRIAAAPDRFREQTPLPGSKEAILQGIEDLQRGAANYERMSESLAAKIRRQFSELQSTFKAFGAVESIFFRGVGPGGYDIYGVKFVNGVAEFRLLQGADGKVEDVIFRPDGNDRPGGVLACSGEQDLRAVSEIAPIRVLIYNGSGTDIQLFRLDAEGKRVALATVGEEMSFPIMTNVESPWVIADASGKCLEILLPGQQTRVHTVGEPQANGQPGRVARRTVPLAGSEAALRQYIEAVGRGEPNYERMTSEVAAQTRQQLPFNEAILSRLGALRAMSFRGVSGLDSDIYIAQFANGSAEWRIGLLKDGTIGRIALGPQY from the coding sequence ATGCTGGCGATTCTGGCGGAGTCGGCGCTGCGCTCCCTGTTGCTCGGGGGCGTCGTGTGGGCCGGCTTGAATCTGTTTCGGGTGCGAAATCCGCACATGCACATGACTTCCTGGGCTATGGTGCTGCTGGCGTCACTGTCGATGCCGCTGCTGATGCATTGGACCACGGTAACCGTCACCGTGGACGCGCTGCCGGTGCCGACGGCCGAACATTTCTGGCCTGCCGGTCCATCGGACAGTCCGTCGCCGGAGCCGCTGCCCGACATGCTCGCGGCTGAGCGGGGCGTGGCCGCCGCTCCCCGCTCGGCGCCTGTGCAGGCCCTGAACTGGCTGGCGCTGGCCACCACCGTTTATGCGCTCGTTGCCGGTCTTCTCTTGTCGAGGCTGGCGGTCGGCCTCTATTTGACCTGGCGGCTGGCGCGCGCCGCCAAGCCGATGCGCGAGCCCTGGACCGCCGACTGGAGCGTGCGCGTGAGCAGCGTGATCGCCGGGCCCGTCACCTTCGGCTCGACAATTCTGCTTCCGCCGCAATGCTTCGATTGGGATGTGCGCAAGCGTCAGGCCGTGCTGGCCCATGAGGGCGCTCACGTCGCCAACCGCGATTTCTATCTGTTGCTGCTCGCCTCGTTCAATCGTTCGGTGTTCTGGTTCAGTCCGTTCGCGTGGTGGCACCTCACAAGGCTGGCCGAACTGGCCGAAATCATCAGCGATGCAACGGCGCTCGAAGTGGTCGAGGACAGGCTGTCCTACGCCGAGATCCTGCTCGACCTGGTGCAGCACGTTCGGCGGGCGCCGGCAGGCATCGAAATGGCAAGGGCGTGCACGGTGCGCAGCCGGGTGGAACACATTCTCGCAGCAACCACGGCTCCTGCAAAGCTGGGCTGGGGCAAACGCATCGGGACCGCAGCCGTCATTCTGCCGGTTGTCATCGTCTCTGCCGGCTCGATCGCCTATCGCGCCGCGCCGGCGGCTTCGGCCGCGCTTGACCATGCGGCAGATGCCGTGACCGCAGCGCGCAAGCCGCAGTCGGTTTCCTTTTATGCGTTGGATCGCGCGTCGATCTTCACCGTTTCGCGGGAGGGCGACGATTTCTTCGGGCAAGTCAGCGGACAGCGAAAACTCCGGCTGGCGGTGCTGGGTGATGGAACCTATTTCTACCCGGCGGCGGCCGGCCCGATCACGTTGGCCGTCAGCCATGAACGGAAGCCATTCGCTCCGGTGCTGAACCAGAATGGCCGCGACATCCGCGCGATCAGGACAGCCGAATTGTCGTGGCAAGGGATCGCGGTCGATGCTGGCCGGCTGGATTCGTATGTTGGCGCGTACCAGTTGGGACCCGGCCGCGTCCTCACCGTCATCCGCGATGGCGAGCGGCTCCATGTGCAGGAGACGGGGCGGACGAAATTCGAAATCGTGGCGCGCGGCGTCGATGCCTTTGACGACGGCCATGACAATCTCGTTATTTTCCTGCGCACCGGCGAGGCCAAGGTGAACCAGGTCCTGCTGCACGAGCCGGTGTCCGGCGCACGTTCGGCGCTGCGAGTCTCGGCCGACAGGGCGAAGGCGATCGAGGAAGGCTTCGCGCGCCGAATTGCTGCGGCGCCGGACCGGTTCAGGGAGCAGACCCCGCTGCCGGGCAGCAAGGAGGCGATCCTGCAGGGGATCGAGGATCTGCAGCGCGGTGCTGCCAACTACGAGCGGATGAGTGAATCGCTGGCGGCCAAGATCCGTCGTCAGTTTTCCGAGCTGCAGTCCACGTTCAAGGCGTTCGGTGCGGTGGAGTCGATTTTCTTTCGCGGCGTGGGCCCTGGCGGTTACGACATTTATGGCGTGAAGTTCGTCAATGGCGTTGCGGAATTCCGCTTATTGCAAGGGGCGGACGGCAAGGTCGAAGACGTAATCTTCCGGCCTGACGGCAACGACAGACCGGGCGGGGTCCTTGCCTGCTCCGGCGAGCAGGACTTGAGAGCCGTTAGCGAGATCGCACCGATCAGGGTGCTGATCTACAATGGCAGCGGGACAGACATTCAGCTCTTCAGGCTGGACGCAGAAGGAAAACGCGTAGCCTTGGCCACGGTCGGCGAGGAGATGTCTTTCCCGATCATGACCAATGTCGAGAGCCCGTGGGTGATCGCGGACGCTTCCGGGAAATGCCTGGAGATCTTGCTGCCGGGACAGCAGACGCGCGTGCACACCGTCGGCGAGCCCCAGGCAAACGGTCAGCCAGGGCGCGTGGCGCGGCGCACCGTTCCGCTGGCCGGGAGCGAAGCGGCGCTGCGGCAATATATCGAGGCCGTGGGCCGCGGCGAGCCGAACTACGAGCGCATGACGTCCGAAGTCGCGGCGCAGACGCGGCAACAGCTTCCGTTCAACGAGGCCATTCTTTCCCGGCTCGGCGCCTTGCGCGCGATGTCGTTCCGGGGCGTCTCGGGTCTCGATAGCGACATCTACATCGCCCAGTTCGCCAATGGTTCGGCGGAGTGGCGGATCGGCCTGCTCAAGGACGGCACGATCGGACGGATTGCGCTGGGTCCGCAGTATTAG